Part of the Bacteroidota bacterium genome, ATTTTTCTTGTCTTCTACTAGTCATTATGCAAATTTCCGATAATTATCCTTTATACAGAAATAATTAAATTTGCCTCCGTGAAAACATTCTGGCGCATACTCAAATACATAAAGCCCTATACTGCAAAATTCGTTTTGCATATGCTGACAATGATTATTGCAGTAACTCTTCTGGCTTTAACTATCTCATTTTTAGATAGCATATTAAAACTATTATTTTCAGGCGATAGTGTAAGCACAATTACAAGCTTGCAGAACTCTCAGTTTGCTTTTTTAACTAAGCTAAATAATTATTTAATCGATAGTTTGCAAGAACAAAGTAAAACCAAAGCGCTTTCCGTTGCATTAACTTTTATTGTTGGAATATTCATCCTGAGTAATTTAATCCGCTATATTTCTCAATTACTGATGAACTCAATAAGAACAAAAGTAATTCAGAACATCCGCTCCGATATGTTTCAAAAAACACAAAAGCTACACATTGCTCATTTTGAAGGCGAACGAAAGGGTGATATTATGAGTCGGTTTACAGCTGATTTATTAAATATTGAGCAATCGATAATCACTACTTTAGAAAGCTTGGTCAGAGATCCATATACCATCATTATATTTATTGTGTTAATGATTTCTGCCTCTCCTTCCCTAACTCTTTATATTTTTATTCTGATTCCTACCATGGCCATTATGGTGACATTCATTGGGAAGTCACTCAAAAAGAACTCATTAAAAAGTCAGGAAAAGCTGGGATGGTTAAGTACTGTAATTGACGAGTTTACATCAGGTGTAAGAGTAATTAAAGCTTTTAATGCTGAAGAATATATGCGATCTGTTTTTGGCAAACACAATAACGATTACCGAAAACAATCTAAAAAAGTGCTTAATAAAAGTCGGGCTGTACCCATTATTTCAGAAACTTTAGGAATTATAACTGTTGGTGTTTTTCTTTACTTCAGTGGGCGATTGGTTTTTGAAGGCAAATTGCAACATACCCTCATCATGATTTTTGTTATTTACTTCCAGCAAATAACCCAGCCTGCTAAAAAACTCTCCATGGTGTATACCAATATCATGAAAGGAGTTCCTTCAGGAGAACGTGTTTTTGAATTAATTGATCAGGAAATACTAATTAAGGATTCCAAAAACCCTATTTCTGTCAACACATTTAATTCAAGTATCAAACTTGATAATATTTCATTTTCCTATACAGCAAAGCCTGTTTTGAAAAATATCAATATTGAAATTGAAAAAGGGAAAATAATTGCCTTAGTGGGTCAATCGGGAAGTGGAAAAACCACTATGGCCGAATTGATACTTCGCTTTTATGATGTTAAGTCCGGACAAATATTAATTGATGGAAACGATATTCGTGAAATCAAACTTTTTGATTTACGCAATTTAATGGCTGTTGTAAATCAGGAAGCGATTTTGTTTAATGATACCTTCTTTAACAACATTGCCTTTGGAATAAAGAATGCCAAAGAAGAGGATGTTATTGCAGCTGCTAAGGCGGCCAATGCACATGATTTTATCATGGAAACTGAAAATGGCTACCAAACCAATATTGGTGAAAGAGGTGGTTTATTATCTGGTGGACAAAAACAGCGAATTAGCATTGCTCGCGCTATCATGAAAAATCCTCCAATATTAATTTTAGATGAAGCGACCTCCGCTTTAGATACTGAATCAGAAAAGATTGTTCAGGATGCCATGTACAAACTCATGGAAAATCGCACCAGTATTGTCATTGCACACCGTTTAAGTACGATCCAAAAAGCAGATACAATTCATGTGATGGATAAGGGTCAAATCATTGAGTCAGGCACACATGCTGACTTGATTACAAAGAATGGAGTTTATAAAAAATTGTATGAGTTGCAACAGTTGGAAAGTTAAATTTTAAAATTGTGCTAGGAACTGACGAAGTCATTGCAATTCAAACTTGAAATGCAGATTAGAAAACAGATTGAAATAGGATGATTTATGAGCAGATAAATGAAAGGATTATATAAAACATTATTACCGCTATTGATCGTCCTAATTAGCAAAAACCTATCAGCTCAGAATGA contains:
- a CDS encoding ABC transporter ATP-binding protein, with translation MKTFWRILKYIKPYTAKFVLHMLTMIIAVTLLALTISFLDSILKLLFSGDSVSTITSLQNSQFAFLTKLNNYLIDSLQEQSKTKALSVALTFIVGIFILSNLIRYISQLLMNSIRTKVIQNIRSDMFQKTQKLHIAHFEGERKGDIMSRFTADLLNIEQSIITTLESLVRDPYTIIIFIVLMISASPSLTLYIFILIPTMAIMVTFIGKSLKKNSLKSQEKLGWLSTVIDEFTSGVRVIKAFNAEEYMRSVFGKHNNDYRKQSKKVLNKSRAVPIISETLGIITVGVFLYFSGRLVFEGKLQHTLIMIFVIYFQQITQPAKKLSMVYTNIMKGVPSGERVFELIDQEILIKDSKNPISVNTFNSSIKLDNISFSYTAKPVLKNINIEIEKGKIIALVGQSGSGKTTMAELILRFYDVKSGQILIDGNDIREIKLFDLRNLMAVVNQEAILFNDTFFNNIAFGIKNAKEEDVIAAAKAANAHDFIMETENGYQTNIGERGGLLSGGQKQRISIARAIMKNPPILILDEATSALDTESEKIVQDAMYKLMENRTSIVIAHRLSTIQKADTIHVMDKGQIIESGTHADLITKNGVYKKLYELQQLES